From a single Aspergillus puulaauensis MK2 DNA, chromosome 2, nearly complete sequence genomic region:
- the hcsA gene encoding homocitrate synthase (COG:E;~EggNog:ENOG410PIJD;~InterPro:IPR002034,IPR000891,IPR011872,IPR013785;~PFAM:PF00682;~go_function: GO:0003824 - catalytic activity [Evidence IEA];~go_function: GO:0004410 - homocitrate synthase activity [Evidence IEA];~go_function: GO:0046912 - transferase activity, transferring acyl groups, acyl groups converted into alkyl on transfer [Evidence IEA];~go_process: GO:0019752 - carboxylic acid metabolic process [Evidence IEA];~go_process: GO:0019878 - lysine biosynthetic process via aminoadipic acid [Evidence IEA]) — protein sequence MCPGADNEPNGQTNGTNGDHSGFTAIQTRQNPHPSTSRNPYGHNVGVTDFLSNVSRFKIIESTLREGEQFANAFFDTQKKIEIAKALDDFGVDYIELTSPCASEQSRLDCEAICKLGLKSKILTHIRCHMDDARVAVETGVDGVDVVIGTSSYLREHSHGKDMTYIKNTAIEVIEFVKSKGIEIRFSSEDSFRSDLVDLLSIYSAVDQVGVNRVGIADTVGCASPRQVYELIRVLRGVVSCDIETHFHNDTGCAIANAYCALEAGATHIDTSVLGIGERNGITPLGGLMARMMVADPQYVKSKYKLEKLKDIEDLVAEAVEVNIPFNNYITGFCAFTHKAGIHAKAILNNPSTYEIINPADFGMSRYVHFASRLTGWNAIKSRAQQLNVHMTDDQYKECTAKIKALADIRPIAIDDADSIIRAYYRNLSSGENKPLMDLTADEHAQFLAKEKELTESGAAH from the exons ATGTGCCCCGGTGCAGACAACGAGCCCAATGGGCAAACAAATGGCACTAACG GTGACCACTCCGGCTTCACTGCTATTCAGACCCGCCAAAACCCTcacccctccacctcccgcAACCCTTACGGTCACAACGTCGGCGTTACCGATTTCCTAAGCAATGTTTCCCGTTTCAAGATCATCGAGAGTACTCTACGTGAGGGTGAACAATTTGCCAATGCCTTCTTCGATacccagaagaagattgagatTGCCAAGGCCTTGGATGATTTCGGTGTTGACTAC ATCGAACTTACTAGCCCATGTGCTTCTGAGCAGTCAAGGCTTGACTGTGAGGCCATCTGCAAACTTGGCCTGAAGTCCAAG ATTCTTACTCACATCCGATGCCACATGGATGACGCTAGAGTCGCTGTTGAGACTGGTGTTGACGGAGT TGATGTTGTCATTGGAACTTCCTCGTATCTCCGTGAGCACTCCCACGGCAAGGACATGACCTACATCAAGAACACCGCCATTGAAGTCATTGAATTCGTCAAGTCCAAGGGCATCGAGATTCGATTTTCCAGCGAGGACTCCTTCCGTTCCGACCTCGTTgacctcctctccatctacTCCGCCGTCGACCAGGTTGGCGTAAACCGTGTTGGCATTGCTGACACCGTTGGctgcgcttctcctcgccaaGTTTACGAGCTCATCCGTGTGCTCCGAGGTGTTGTGAGCTGCGACATTGAAACTCACTTCCACAACGACACTGGTTGTGCGATTGCCAACGCGTACTGTGCTCTGGAGGCTGGTGCTACTCACATTGATACCTCCGTTCTTGGTATCGGTGAGCGTAACGGTATCACCCCTCTCGGTGGTCTTATGGCCCGCATGATGGTTGCCGACCCCCAGTATGTCAAGAGCAAGTACAagcttgagaagctcaaggacATCGAGGATCTGGTCGCTGAGGCCGTTGAGGTCAACATCCCTTTCAACAACTACATCACCGGTTTCTGTGCCTTTACCCACAAGGCCGGTATCCACGCCAAGGCCATCTTGAACAACCCTAGCACCTACGAGATCATCAACCCTGCTGATTTCGGCATGTCAAGATACGTTCACTTTGCCTCTCGTTTGACTGGCTGGAACGCTATCAAGTCGCGTGCTCAACAGCTCAACGTCCACATGACTGATGACCAATACAAGGAGTGCACAGCTAAGATCAAGGCCCTTGCCGATATCCGACCTATTGCTATTGATGATGCGGACAGCATCATCCGTGCCTACTACCGCAACCTTAGCTCCGGCGAAAACAAGCCCCTTATGGATCTGACCGCTGATGAGCATGCCCAATTCCTtgccaaggagaaggagttgaCCGAAAGTGGTGCTGCCCATTAA
- the GOT2 gene encoding putative aspartate aminotransferase (COG:E;~EggNog:ENOG410Q89J;~InterPro:IPR004839,IPR004838,IPR000796,IPR015424, IPR015421,IPR015422;~PFAM:PF00155;~go_function: GO:0003824 - catalytic activity [Evidence IEA];~go_function: GO:0008483 - transaminase activity [Evidence IEA];~go_function: GO:0030170 - pyridoxal phosphate binding [Evidence IEA];~go_process: GO:0006520 - cellular amino acid metabolic process [Evidence IEA];~go_process: GO:0009058 - biosynthetic process [Evidence IEA]) has protein sequence MLSTLRIAGRKAATRDASMRTVIAGARYASAWSNVPQGPPDAILGITEAFKADSFNEKINLGVGAYRDDQGKPFVLPSVRAAEDKVVASRFDKEYAGITGIPSFTKAAAQLAYGADSPVLKDDRLVITQSISGTGALRIGGAFLDRFYPGAKKIYLPTPSWANHNAVFKDSGLEVEKYRYYNKDTIGLDFEGLVADLKAAPSNSIVLLHACAHNPTGVDPTQDQWRKISDVVKEKGHFAFFDMAYQGFASGSADRDAFAPRYFVEQGHNIALCQSFAKNMGLYGERVGAFSLVCESAEEKKRVDSQLKILIRPLYSNPPVHGARVASTIMNDPSLNQQWLGEVKGMADRIIEMRALLKKNLEDLGSKHDWSHITSQIGMFAFTGLKPEQMDALAKEHSVYATKDGRISVAGITTGNVKRLAESIFKVTG, from the exons ATGCTCTCTACCCTCAGAATCGCTGGCCGCAAGGCTGCCACCCGCGATGCTAGCATGCGCACTGTGATCGCTGGCGCCAGATACGCCTCTGCTTGGTCCAACGTTCCCCAGGGCCCTCCT gaTGCCATTCTTGGTATCACCGAAGCCTTCAAGGCCGATTCTTTCAACGAGAAAATCAACCTCGGTGTTGGTGCTTACC GTGACGACCAGGGCAAGCCCTTCGTTCTGCCCTCCGTTCGTGCCGCCGAGGACAAGGTTGTTGCATCGCGTTTCGATAAGGAATATGCTGGAATCACTGGTATCCCTTCCTTCACCAAGGCTGCCGCTCAGCTGGCCTACGGCGCCGACTCTCCCGTCCTGAAGGATGACCGTCTCGTTATCACCCAGTCCATCTCCGGTACTGGTGCTCTGAGAATTGGTGGTGCTTTCCTCGATCGCTTCTACCCTggcgcgaagaagatctATCTCCCCACTCCCAGCTGGGCCAACCACAACGCCGTCTTCAAGGACTCGGGCCTGGAAGTTGAGAAGTACCGTTACTACAACAAGGACACCATTGGCCTTGACTTCGAGGGCTTGGTTGCCGACCTCAAGGCTgcccccagcaacagcatcgTCCTGCTCCATGCTTGTGCCCACAACCCCACCGGTGTCGACCCTACTCAGGACCAATGGCGTAAGATTTCCGACGtcgtgaaggagaagggccACTTTGCTTTCTTCGACATGGCCTACCAGGGTTTCGCCAGTGGTAGCGCCGACCGCGATGCTTTTGCTCCCCGATACTTCGTTGAGCAAGGCCACAACATTGCTCTGTGCCAGAGTTTCGCTAAGAACATG GGTCTCTACGGTGAGCGTGTCGGTGCTTTCTCTCTCGTTTGCGAGTCtgccgaagagaagaagcgcgtAGACTCCCAGCTCAAGATCCTTATCCGTCCCCTCTACTCCAACCCTCCCGTGCATGGCGCCCGTGTTGCCTCGACTATCATGAACGACCCCTCTCTCAACCAGCAATGGCTCGGTGAGGTCAAGGGCATGGCTGACCGTATCATCGAGATGCGTGCTCTCCTCAAGAAGAACCTCGAGGATCTTGGCAGCAAGCACGACTGGTCACACATCACCAGCCAG ATTGGCATGTTCGCCTTCACCGGCCTCAAGCCCGAGCAGATGGACGCCCTTGCTAAGGAG CACTCCGTCTACGCCACCAAGGACGGTCGTATCTCAGTGGCCGGTATCACCACTGGCAACGTCAAGCGCCTGGCCGAGTCCATCTTCAAGGTGACCGGTTAG
- a CDS encoding uncharacterized protein (COG:S;~EggNog:ENOG410PPAG;~SECRETED:SignalP(1-16);~TransMembrane:1 (n3-10c16/17o215-234i)) produces the protein MRFIPLLALLPALAVAEEQVPLADRVQGWFDKAKSYLPTATPVIPVAEKVADIPKKIIQEKAVTPFNATNWQSLLEPTSTSQDWLVFVTGGNKTCFGRCGKAEKSFNESVPLFAVDPTSPSLGYLDCESNQLLCSAWSAGAPSVWYFKVPQAQAVEERPSTPLHIVYVNSTTVTPETIYKIHSEKNYENRPAYEGAFHPTDGWLAEYGLLVPLGYVIYGFGIIPSWLFMIVISMGSRTIMGRRLGNTGAAPAGRTG, from the exons ATGCGCTTCATCCcccttctcgccctcctcccaGCGCTCGCTGTGGCCGAAGAGCAGGTCCCTCTCGCGGACCGTGTCCAGGGCTGGTTCGACAAAGCCAAGTCTTATCTTCCCACCGCCACCCCAGTCATTCCCGTCGCTGAGAAGGTCGCCGACATCCCTAAGAAGATCATCCAAGAAAAGGCTGTTACCCCTTTCAACGCAACCAACTGGCAATCGCTCCTCGAACCGACATCGACCTCTCAAGACTGGCTAGTATTTGTTACCGGTGGAAACAAGACTTGCTTTGGCCGCTGTGGCAAGGCTGAAAAGTCGTTCAAC GAATCCGTTCCCCTCTTTGCTGTTGACCCGACTTCTCCCAGTCTTGGTTACCTCGACTGCGAATCAAACCAGCTTCTCTGTTCCGCCTGGTCCGCTGGTGCTCCATCCGTCTGGTACTTCAAGGTTCCACAAGCTCAAGCCGTCGAGGAGCGCCCATCTACTCCTCTGCACATCGTCTACGTGAACTCGACCACGGTCACCCCGGAGACAATCTACAAGATTCATTCCGAAAAGAACTACGAGAACAGACCCGCCTATGAGGGCGCATTCCACCCGACAGATGGCTGGCTCGCTGAATATGGCCTTCTTGTGCCTCTGGGCTACGTCATTTACGGCTTTGGAATAATCCCTAGCTGGCTTTTCATGATTGTTATCAGCATGGGCAGCCGGACAATAAT GGGCCGTCGCCTTGGGAATACCGGAGCAGCTCCTGCCGGTCGTACTGGTTAG
- a CDS encoding DUF4448 domain-containing protein (COG:S;~EggNog:ENOG410PQQR;~InterPro:IPR028000;~PFAM:PF14610;~SECRETED:SignalP(1-30);~TransMembrane:1 (o202-225i)), protein MQRQRAHHGPLWDLKALIPIFAWLSNCALGAVVRTGARFDFGTSLANISIANHNASTAPANTSNRFSTGDFPVCTDLKGSFVPFCLPEDGADVLVDSTYYVTWNADFYPLNATITIELRYSDLLEGSSAFTSEKTDNSYGYIPLHMSKEWLQGKQSNTLTLYIIELDSTLDRRASARQGPTITLRPRPVEHYKPSPPPRFNKLALCIGLPLSLVVVIIVVATLVFSMRKSRDTIMSSAFWVSRKRGYGIGKSRPQRLKSDMKESSGSDDSAGSKRYPNDIETGLLEGTGLERYNHDLERGGSYPFRRDVSRLKSWVG, encoded by the exons ATGCAGCGTCAACGGGCTCATCATGGCCCCCTTTGGGATTTAAAGGCGCTGATACCTATTTTCGCGTGGCTGTCGAATTGTGCTCTTGGAGCAGTTGTGAGAACGGGAGCGAGATTCGACTTCG GTACCAGCCTTGCGAACATTTCCATCGCTAACCATAATGCTTCCACGGCACCGGCGAACACATCGAACCGGTTCTCAACTGGTGATTTTCCCGTCTGTACCGACCTAAAAGGATCCTTTGTCCCGTTTTGTCTCCCTGAAGATGGTGCGGATGTCCTAGTCGATTCAACCTACTATGTGACATGGAATGCCGATTTTTACCCCTTAAATGCAACTATCACAATCGAACTGAGATATTCCGACTTGCTAGAGGGGTCATCTGCATTCACTTCTGAAAAGACTGATAACAGCTATGGTTATATCCCTCTCCATATGAGCAAAGAGTGGCTTCAGGGGAAACAAAGTAATACATTGACGCTTTACATTATTGAGCTTGATTCCACCTTGGACCGCAGGGCGAGTGCCCGACAAGGCCCAACCATTACGCTTCGCCCTAGACCCGTGGAGCACTATAAACCATCCCCGCCACCACGATTCAATAAGCTAGCCCTGTGCATCGGCCTCCCTCTGAGTCTAGTTGTCGTGATCATCGTCGTGGCCACCCTAGTCTTTTCAATGCGGAAATCCAGAGACACAATCATGAGTAGCGCCTTCTGGGTGTCTCGCAAGAGGGGGTACGGCATTGGAAAGTCTAGACCCCAGCGTTTGAAGAGCGACATGAAAGAGAGCAGTGGCTCTGATGACTCTGCGGGTTCGAAGAGGTACCCAAATGATATTGAGACGGGGCTGCTTGAAGGCACGGGCTTGGAGAGGTACAATCATGATCTCGAACGCGGTGGCAGCTATCCGTTCAGACGGGATGTGTCGAGATTGAAAAGTTGGGTTGGATGA
- a CDS encoding aminoacyl-tRNA hydrolase PTH2 (COG:S;~EggNog:ENOG410PNRQ;~InterPro:IPR023476,IPR002833;~PFAM:PF01981;~go_function: GO:0004045 - aminoacyl-tRNA hydrolase activity [Evidence IEA]) → MRSEQRVEARSALKYISAPHKLYQTSSFQHLPHTPTTNMAELDRIPPSTTTYVIATAIIAGVSGYFLGQGASLGLFSSKEKEGWPNSYNVKVHRGSSDEEDETEEEEESEEEEGDGSELANFENNNEEVKLVLVVRTDLGMTKGKIAAQCSHATLACYKYLVANPSSSTILRRWERQGQAKIALQTKSEEEMELLQAQAISLGLCARVIQDAGRTQIASGSRTVLGVLGPKSVVDNVTGHLKLL, encoded by the exons ATGCGGAGCGAACAGCGGGTGGAAGCTCGTTCCGCTCTAAAATACATATCTGCTCCGCACAAGCTTTATCAAACTTCCTCTTTTCAACACTTACCACATactcccaccaccaacatGGCAGAACTCGACCGCATTcccccatcaacaacgaCTTATGTCATCGCCACGGCCATTATTGCCGGAGTAAGCGGATATTTCCTCGGACAAGGGGCGTCGCTGGGCCTGTTCTCGtcaaaggagaaagagggttGGCCGAATAGCTACAATGTGAAGGTGCACCGGGGATCGtcggacgaagaagatgagactgaggaggaggaagaaagtgaagaagaggagggagatggaagCGAGCTGGCGAATTTCGAGAACAATAATGAGGAGGTCAAATTGGTGCTCGTGGTGAGGACGGATTTGGGGATGACGAAAG GCAAAATCGCAGCCCAGTGTTCCCACGCAACTCTCGCTTGTTACAAATATCTCGTCGCAAACCCGTCCAGCTCTACGATCCTGCGTCGCTGGGAGCGACAAGGTCAAGCGAAGATTGCGCTACAGACCAAatcggaggaggaaatggagttGCTGCAGGCGCAAGCCATAAGCCTTGGGTTGTGCGCTCGCGTCATACAAGATGCTGGACGCACCCAGATCGCTAGCGGTAGCAGGACAGTGCTTGGAGTTTTGGGACCGAAGAGCGTGGTTGATAATGTGACGGGACATCTGAAGCTGCTATAA
- a CDS encoding U4/U6-U5 snRNP complex subunit SNU66 (BUSCO:EOG0926534P;~COG:A;~EggNog:ENOG410PKBF;~InterPro:IPR005011;~PFAM:PF03343;~go_process: GO:0000398 - mRNA splicing, via spliceosome [Evidence IEA]), which yields MADAISIEQNNKIRAALGLKPLPVPGADEGPSFKESNDDSSDEEPASTIETREAAASGNWQKLQDEAEAKKKREERNAAIKKAREIAQRNAKLEGSTLGESADAGMDTKTWLLQTKKKQKKIERERARKLAEELEERQRVEEYTASDLAGIKVGHEIGEFGGGEDHVLTLKDTTIDENEEEGDELENVDLRDKEKAAERLEMKKRKPVYDPTEENSGILAQYDEEIDGKKKKRFTLDAKGSTVEEQEARRQEVSNKLKRNIISLDFEAETPTSDYMDVSEIKVKKPKKKKAKTTKKRSALDDDDIFPTAESSETLNGASSMDVDTVNGAPAPAPRKNLDENVSFVDDDDLQASLTRQRRAALKKRQKARPEDIARQLREEESQTPMDVETPDEEEPGLVIDETSEFVSNLQKPVLPEPRERRTTTPESPRPRTEEPEDEQPVIEGGDVDMERSYNDIEDGEDLQERLNREQSQAEAPITGTGLEEETTLSQGLGATLGMLKKRGLVKETDAAESNSLLRDRNRFISEKSRMETDAERRARQQRERDRASGKLDRMSAREREEHARWENKQRDQQEARHMAEVFNKEYKPDVQLKYIDEFGRSMNQKEAFKHLSHQFHGKGSGKMKTEKRLKKIEEEKKSEAMSTLDSSQHTGMNNAVGATARKNRQAGVRLG from the coding sequence ATGGCGGACGCTATTTCCATCGAGCAGAACAACAAAATCCGCGCGGCTTTGGGCCTGAAGCCTTTGCCCGTTCCCGGTGCCGACGAGGGTCCGTCCTTCAAGGAATCCAACGACGACTCTTCCGACGAGGAACCAGCGAGCACGATAGAGACCCGCGAGGCTGCGGCTTCGGGTAACTGGCAAAAGCTGCAAGATGAGGCtgaggcaaagaagaagcgagaggagaggaacGCGGCTATTAAGAAAGCGCGCGAGATAGCACAGCGGAATGCGAAACTTGAAGGATCGACACTAGGAGAGAGTGCGGATGCGGGAATGGACACTAAAACGTGGTTACTGCAAAcgaaaaagaagcagaagaagatcgagagGGAACGGGCGCGcaagctggcggaggagttggaagagcGACAGCGCGTGGAGGAGTATACGGCTTCTGATCTTGCTGGTATCAAGGTCGGACACGAGATTGGGGAATTTGGCGGAGGGGAGGATCATGTCCTTACGCTCAAAGACACGACTATTGATGAAaacgaagaggagggggatgagctggagaatGTTGATTTACGGGACAAAGAGAAGGCCGCGGAGAGACTGGAGATGAAAAAGCGGAAACCCGTATACGATCCGACCGAGGAAAATTCTGGGATATTGGCTCAATACGACGAGGAAATCgatggcaagaagaagaagcggttCACACTGGACGCCAAGGGATCTACTGTGGAGGAACAAGAGGCGCGGCGACAAGAGGTTTCTAATAAACTGAAACGGAACATTATCAGCCTCGACTTCGAAGCTGAGACTCCTACTTCGGATTACATGGATGTGAGCGAAATCAAAGTCAaaaagcccaagaagaagaaggccaaaaCCACCAAGAAGAGATCCgcccttgacgatgatgatatctTCCCAACGGCAGAATCTTCGGAGACTCTGAATGGTGCGTCGTCGATGGATGTTGACACTGTTAACGGCGCACCGGCGCCTGCGCCTCGCAAGAATCTAGATGAGAACGTTTCATTTGtggatgacgatgatttgCAAGCTTCTTTGACCCGCCAGAGACGAGCCGCACTTAAGAAGCGACAAAAAGCGCGACCCGAGGACATCGCACGGCAGCTCAGAGAGGAAGAGTCTCAGACTCCGATGGATGTTGAAAccccagacgaagaagagccggGCCTAGTCATCGATGAGACCTCGGAGTTTGTTTCCAATCTACAGAAACCAGTTCTGCCAGAACCTCGTGAGCGCCGAACAACCACGCCGGAGAGTCCTCGCCCTCGAACCGAGGAACCGGAGGACGAGCAGCCTGTAATTGAAGGCGGCGATGTGGACATGGAAAGAAGCTATAATGATAtcgaggatggggaggatcTCCAAGAGCGTCTCAACCGTGAACAATCACAGGCCGAAGCACCGATCACGGGCACTGGATTGGAAGAGGAAACCACGCTGTCACAAGGCCTGGGTGCTACGCTTGGGATGCTCAAGAAGCGTGGTCTAGTGAAGGAAACAGACGCCGCAGAGTCGAACTCGCTTCTCCGCGATCGCAATCGTTTCATCTCAGAGAAGAGCCGCATGGAGACGGACGCGGAAAGACGTGCGCGCCAGCAACGTGAGCGCGATCGAGCATCAGGAAAGCTTGATCGCATGTCTGCGCGCGAACGAGAAGAACACGCGCGGTGGGAGAACAAGCAGCGAGACCAGCAAGAAGCTCGGCACATGGCTGAAGTTTTCAACAAAGAGTACAAACCCGATGTTCAGCTTAAGTATATTGACGAATTTGGTCGCTCGATGAACCAGAAAGAGGCGTTCAAGCATTTGAGCCACCAGTTCCACGGCAAGGGCAGCGGCAAGATGAAGACCGAGAAGCGAttgaagaagattgaagaagagaagaagagcgaggcCATGAGCACACTTGACAGCAGTCAACACACTGGAATGAACAACGCCGTGGGCGCGACTGCACGGAAGAACCGACAGGCTGGCGTTCGATTGGGCTAG